In a single window of the Arthrobacter sp. StoSoilA2 genome:
- a CDS encoding extracellular solute-binding protein: MPVFPKGEAVAPEGASKARASEPKGKRSRRRLRASAIIAATAAAVLALSACGGGAEQKSADGKVELRFSWWGGDKRAQLTQAAIAAFEAENPNIKVKAEYGDWSGYWDKLATQVAANDAPDIIQMDEKYITEYSTRGALLDLSKYDIDTSKLDEAALNAGKGAKGLTGIAAGINAATILANPAVFKAAGVALPDDKTWTWEDFERIAAEVTSKSPKGTYGAAAYGTDEASLGVWLRQNGKSLYTQDGKLGFEPSDIAGYWDFLKDMSEKKAVPSASEIVEAEAAPLDQSGLATGKNGMAFWWSNQLPALEKAAGGELQILRFPSKTGKAADTQLWYKASQFWSASSRTKHPEETAKFIDFLTNNVKAGEILLADRGVYPNSDVREAIAPKLAPADTKVVNFISDIQPELGEAPAAPPKGAGAIQEIIKRYSSEVLFNRLSTEEAGKKAVDEMKSAIGA; this comes from the coding sequence GTGCCGGTATTTCCAAAGGGTGAAGCAGTCGCCCCCGAAGGTGCTTCCAAGGCCCGGGCATCGGAACCGAAGGGCAAGCGGTCCAGGCGGCGGCTTCGCGCCTCCGCCATTATCGCTGCCACAGCTGCTGCCGTTCTGGCGCTTAGCGCTTGCGGCGGTGGCGCAGAACAAAAGAGTGCCGACGGCAAGGTGGAGCTCCGCTTTTCCTGGTGGGGTGGCGACAAGCGTGCGCAATTGACGCAGGCAGCCATTGCAGCTTTTGAAGCCGAGAACCCCAACATCAAGGTCAAGGCCGAGTATGGAGACTGGAGCGGCTACTGGGACAAGCTGGCAACGCAAGTTGCTGCCAACGATGCTCCGGACATCATCCAGATGGACGAAAAGTACATCACCGAGTACTCCACCCGCGGCGCGCTGCTGGACCTCTCCAAGTACGACATCGACACCTCCAAGCTGGACGAAGCGGCACTGAACGCAGGCAAGGGCGCAAAGGGGCTCACCGGTATTGCGGCAGGCATCAACGCTGCCACGATCCTGGCCAATCCGGCGGTCTTCAAGGCTGCCGGCGTTGCACTCCCGGATGACAAGACCTGGACGTGGGAAGACTTCGAGCGCATCGCTGCTGAGGTCACCAGCAAGTCGCCGAAGGGAACCTACGGGGCTGCTGCATACGGTACCGACGAGGCGTCCCTGGGTGTGTGGCTACGCCAGAATGGCAAGTCGCTGTACACGCAGGACGGCAAGCTTGGCTTCGAACCCTCGGACATCGCAGGTTACTGGGACTTCCTGAAGGATATGAGCGAGAAGAAGGCCGTTCCGTCGGCATCGGAGATAGTTGAAGCCGAAGCTGCGCCGCTGGACCAGAGCGGCCTGGCAACGGGCAAGAACGGCATGGCCTTCTGGTGGTCCAACCAGTTGCCGGCGCTCGAGAAAGCTGCGGGCGGGGAGCTGCAAATCCTCCGTTTCCCGTCCAAGACGGGCAAAGCCGCTGATACCCAGCTTTGGTACAAGGCCTCCCAGTTCTGGTCTGCATCCTCCAGGACCAAGCACCCTGAAGAGACGGCCAAGTTCATCGACTTCCTGACGAACAACGTCAAGGCCGGCGAAATACTGCTGGCTGACCGGGGCGTCTACCCCAACTCGGACGTCCGCGAAGCAATCGCTCCCAAGCTGGCCCCGGCGGACACCAAGGTGGTCAACTTCATCAGTGACATCCAGCCCGAGCTCGGTGAAGCTCCGGCTGCGCCGCCCAAGGGTGCAGGTGCCATCCAGGAAATCATCAAGCGCTACTCCTCGGAAGTCCTGTTCAATAGGCTCTCCACCGAGGAAGCCGGCAAGAAGGCCGTGGACGAAATGAAGTCCGCCATCGGAGCCTAG
- a CDS encoding carbohydrate ABC transporter permease has product MTKIQTLPAAAEDQSSKPSKSPRRRESPGNLAFSRNARIKGLIKHAILILVGGIMIYPLLWMVVSSLRPNDLIFREPGLWLNNLEMSNYTDGWSALTHPFGHYMINSAIVVLGSIVGNLISCSMAAYAFARLQFSGKKLFFGIMLLTIMLPFHVVIVPQYILFSQIGWVNTFWPLIVPKLLATDAFFVFLMVQFIRGIPKELDEAARIDGAGHPRIFLRVILPLMVPALATTTIFTFIWTWNDFFGALIYLTDPDMFTVPVALRAFVDSQSATSWGSLFAMSIVSLFPVFLVFLFGQRFLIKGIATTGIK; this is encoded by the coding sequence ATGACTAAAATCCAGACCCTCCCGGCCGCAGCTGAGGACCAAAGCAGCAAGCCCAGTAAAAGCCCGCGCCGCCGCGAATCGCCAGGAAACCTGGCCTTCAGCCGGAACGCCCGCATCAAGGGACTCATCAAGCACGCCATCCTGATCCTCGTTGGCGGGATCATGATCTATCCGCTGCTGTGGATGGTTGTTTCCTCGCTGCGGCCCAACGACCTCATTTTCCGCGAGCCGGGCCTTTGGCTGAACAACCTGGAAATGAGCAACTACACCGATGGCTGGTCTGCGCTGACGCACCCGTTCGGGCATTACATGATCAACTCTGCGATCGTCGTACTCGGCTCGATCGTCGGAAACCTGATCTCGTGCTCCATGGCCGCCTATGCCTTCGCCCGGCTTCAGTTCAGTGGCAAAAAGCTGTTCTTCGGAATCATGCTGCTGACCATCATGCTGCCGTTCCACGTCGTGATCGTGCCGCAGTACATCCTGTTTTCGCAGATCGGTTGGGTGAACACGTTCTGGCCGCTGATTGTGCCGAAGCTCCTGGCCACGGACGCGTTCTTTGTGTTCCTCATGGTGCAGTTCATTCGTGGCATTCCGAAGGAACTGGATGAGGCTGCCCGCATTGACGGCGCCGGCCACCCGAGGATTTTCCTCCGCGTCATACTTCCCCTCATGGTTCCGGCCCTCGCCACCACCACGATCTTCACCTTCATCTGGACCTGGAACGACTTCTTCGGTGCTCTCATCTACCTCACGGATCCGGACATGTTCACTGTCCCCGTAGCGCTTCGCGCTTTCGTTGACTCGCAGTCCGCTACAAGCTGGGGCTCACTCTTCGCGATGTCCATCGTGTCCTTGTTCCCGGTGTTCCTTGTCTTCCTGTTCGGCCAGCGGTTCCTGATCAAGGGCATCGCAACTACCGGCATCAAGTAG
- a CDS encoding sugar ABC transporter permease: MSAIGELSTMTRRKGPMTKEEKKANGRDNKAAYVFLLPWLIGLVVITVGPMLMSLYLSFTDYNLLQPPQWVGIDNFVRMFGDARLHNSLRVTFTYVLVGVPLQLAVALVIALVLDKGLRGLPFYRSIFYLPSLLGGSVAVAILWKQIFGTTGLVNQVLAMIGIQGPGWISDPNTALGSIILLHVWTFGSPMIIFLAGLRQIPNMYYEAAEVDGATTLQKFWRITLPMLSPIIFFNLVLQIIGSFQSFTQAFIVSGGNGGPSDSTMFFTLYLYQKGFGQFDMGYASAMAWFLLVIIGVFTAINFIASKYWVFYDD; the protein is encoded by the coding sequence ATGAGCGCCATCGGCGAACTCTCCACCATGACACGCCGCAAGGGGCCCATGACCAAGGAAGAGAAGAAGGCGAACGGCCGCGACAACAAGGCCGCCTATGTTTTCCTGCTTCCGTGGCTGATCGGCCTCGTGGTCATCACCGTGGGTCCGATGCTGATGTCGTTGTACCTGTCCTTCACGGACTACAACCTTCTGCAACCACCGCAGTGGGTGGGAATCGACAACTTCGTCCGCATGTTCGGCGATGCCCGCCTCCATAACTCCTTGCGGGTTACTTTCACCTACGTGTTGGTAGGCGTGCCGCTCCAACTGGCTGTGGCCCTTGTCATCGCCCTGGTCCTGGACAAAGGGCTTCGCGGCCTTCCGTTCTACCGTTCCATCTTCTATTTGCCGTCCCTCCTGGGCGGATCTGTGGCTGTTGCGATTCTTTGGAAGCAGATCTTCGGCACCACCGGCCTTGTGAACCAGGTCCTTGCCATGATCGGCATCCAGGGGCCTGGATGGATCTCGGATCCAAACACGGCGCTCGGCTCCATCATCCTGCTGCATGTCTGGACGTTCGGCAGCCCGATGATCATCTTCCTGGCGGGCCTGCGCCAGATCCCGAACATGTACTACGAGGCCGCCGAAGTTGACGGCGCCACCACCTTGCAGAAGTTCTGGCGCATCACGCTGCCCATGCTGAGCCCCATCATCTTCTTCAACCTGGTGCTGCAAATCATTGGTTCGTTCCAGTCGTTCACGCAGGCATTTATCGTCTCCGGCGGAAACGGCGGACCGTCCGACTCCACCATGTTCTTCACGCTGTATCTGTACCAGAAGGGCTTCGGCCAGTTCGATATGGGCTACGCCTCGGCGATGGCCTGGTTCCTTCTGGTCATTATCGGCGTCTTCACTGCCATCAACTTCATCGCTTCAAAGTATTGGGTGTTCTACGATGACTAA
- a CDS encoding acetylxylan esterase — MTTADMAGMPIRPSALGRYEDWPAYAARKHFAAGSPSAQQLVDTLGVPPTAPVPKYRVDTETKHDGVITTGLSWQLGFGPRTSAWFVRPTGITDPLPGILALHCHGGIKSHGAERLVLLPGDEGNDAGATTPVGFGPVPAQLREELYGGRPMATWLAQQGFAVLAHDAFMWGSRGFGLEDQPWRTARAINGQQALWREAGVEPSSADLYNAAAADHEETVAKAATLLGTSIAGTVAHDDLAALAVLASLPGVDPERLGCTGFSGGGGRAMVLAALSPLIRSYVVTCMMTTFASLLPAYLDAHSWLLHSPGLSKLGDWPDLVVRSTAGAVLVQYALADQLFPEAGMRDADAHLSQRMPAGRYTGSFWPGPHVFSTAMQEEAATFLSSTLQANEAPGFPSTDPARTAL; from the coding sequence ATGACCACTGCTGACATGGCAGGAATGCCCATCCGCCCCAGTGCTCTTGGCCGCTACGAGGATTGGCCCGCTTACGCCGCCCGGAAGCACTTCGCGGCAGGCTCTCCAAGTGCGCAGCAGCTGGTTGACACCCTCGGCGTCCCTCCCACTGCACCGGTTCCGAAATACAGGGTAGACACCGAAACAAAGCACGACGGCGTCATCACCACCGGCCTGTCCTGGCAGCTTGGTTTCGGGCCAAGGACCTCGGCTTGGTTCGTGCGGCCAACCGGCATCACGGACCCACTACCCGGGATACTGGCCCTTCATTGCCATGGCGGGATCAAATCCCATGGCGCGGAACGGCTTGTCCTGCTTCCAGGAGATGAAGGGAACGACGCCGGGGCCACCACTCCGGTTGGCTTCGGTCCCGTGCCGGCCCAGTTACGGGAAGAGCTCTACGGTGGGCGGCCCATGGCTACATGGCTTGCCCAGCAGGGTTTCGCTGTCCTGGCACACGACGCCTTCATGTGGGGCAGCCGCGGCTTTGGCCTGGAAGACCAGCCTTGGCGGACGGCCCGGGCCATCAACGGCCAGCAGGCACTGTGGCGGGAGGCCGGCGTCGAACCATCCTCGGCGGATCTTTACAACGCAGCAGCGGCCGATCACGAAGAAACCGTGGCAAAAGCCGCAACGCTCCTTGGCACCAGCATCGCCGGCACGGTCGCGCATGACGACCTCGCGGCGTTGGCCGTCCTGGCGTCCCTCCCCGGAGTCGATCCGGAACGCCTTGGTTGCACCGGATTTTCAGGTGGAGGCGGCCGGGCCATGGTGCTCGCCGCCCTTAGTCCACTGATCCGCAGCTACGTGGTCACCTGCATGATGACCACCTTCGCGTCCCTCCTTCCCGCCTACCTCGATGCGCATTCCTGGTTGCTCCACTCCCCTGGCCTGTCAAAGCTTGGGGATTGGCCCGATCTTGTGGTGCGTTCAACTGCCGGCGCTGTCCTGGTCCAATACGCACTGGCCGACCAGCTGTTTCCGGAAGCGGGAATGCGCGACGCCGATGCCCACCTTTCGCAGCGGATGCCGGCTGGGCGGTACACAGGCAGCTTTTGGCCCGGGCCCCATGTTTTTTCCACCGCCATGCAGGAAGAGGCGGCAACTTTTCTCTCCTCCACCCTCCAGGCCAATGAAGCCCCGGGTTTCCCCTCAACTGATCCCGCTAGGACAGCACTATGA
- a CDS encoding DUF6807 family protein — protein MTLPATAPHTSSATHNQLPRVALVGVHGFGERHLENLHRLNSAGVLELVAVADPQPPAQGQLPPDVGVYSSLDELLAAGNAPDVVIISTPIQTHATLALAALRAGANLYLEKPPVASMAQYESVLAASASAGRMVQVGFQSLGSHALPAIEKLVASGEIGEVRGISATGQWLRTKRYFTRSRWAGKRSLNGTDVVDGVATNALAHAVATGLRLAGARTLADVDLVETDLYRANDTESDDTSVIRVRTATGTVLTCALTLCAPVQSAPSVTVYGTLGQIRLSYTEDKVEITTPDGIRNEAFGRTDLLENLLSARTEQDLLSPLSETGAYMSVLEAVRTSDAPRLIHPDHVTWLGEGDDAHAVVQAVESWIRRAALGQATFAELGTPWVSKTEAGQTGATAVKPELKVNGISVATMHDGSRIRPTSSPRPYLHPVRTLAGTVVCDHIPEDHVWHLGAGVAIQDVDGVNFWGGRTYTRDAGAYVWRKDHGRVLVESAEHRDGQRDELLSWVGPDGKPLLREQREWRWAAVGNSAWQLTLDFTLESATGRSVLLGSPGSNGRPQGGYGGFFWRLPRVSDATIWTPVARGEDAVHGSVAPWLAWSGTFDAGTAGGRSAGDPGLGHPATLVFLASPQAPDPWFVRHSGYPGVGLSLAWDSPVAAEPGRPVHRTVRVLIADGFLATQDIEQLISTQGDPA, from the coding sequence ATGACTTTGCCCGCAACGGCGCCCCACACAAGCTCGGCCACCCACAACCAACTGCCCCGGGTAGCACTGGTTGGCGTTCACGGATTCGGCGAACGACACCTTGAAAACCTCCATCGGCTCAATTCCGCCGGAGTGCTTGAACTAGTGGCTGTTGCCGATCCACAGCCACCGGCCCAAGGCCAGTTGCCTCCCGATGTGGGCGTCTACAGTTCCTTGGATGAGCTCCTGGCTGCGGGAAATGCCCCCGACGTCGTCATCATTTCCACTCCTATCCAAACCCACGCCACCCTCGCCCTCGCCGCTTTGAGGGCCGGTGCCAACCTCTACCTCGAAAAGCCTCCCGTGGCTTCCATGGCGCAGTACGAAAGCGTCCTCGCAGCGTCGGCGAGCGCCGGGCGGATGGTTCAAGTCGGTTTCCAAAGCCTTGGTTCGCACGCCCTTCCCGCCATTGAAAAGCTTGTGGCATCGGGAGAAATCGGCGAGGTCCGCGGCATCAGCGCGACCGGCCAATGGCTTCGGACAAAGCGGTACTTCACGCGCTCCCGCTGGGCCGGCAAGCGAAGCCTGAATGGTACGGATGTTGTGGACGGCGTAGCGACGAACGCCTTGGCACACGCCGTGGCCACCGGGCTGCGACTCGCTGGTGCCAGGACCCTTGCGGACGTCGACTTGGTTGAAACCGACCTTTACCGGGCGAATGACACCGAAAGCGATGACACCTCAGTGATCAGGGTCCGGACCGCAACGGGCACAGTGCTGACCTGCGCACTGACATTATGCGCGCCCGTGCAGTCAGCGCCATCGGTGACCGTCTACGGCACGCTCGGGCAGATCCGGCTTTCCTACACCGAAGACAAAGTGGAGATCACTACTCCCGACGGGATCCGGAATGAGGCCTTCGGGCGGACGGACTTGCTGGAAAACCTCCTTTCAGCACGGACCGAACAGGATCTGCTCAGCCCATTGAGTGAAACGGGCGCCTATATGTCCGTGTTGGAAGCGGTCCGGACCTCGGACGCACCCCGGCTCATCCATCCGGACCACGTGACGTGGCTGGGCGAAGGCGACGACGCCCATGCCGTGGTGCAGGCCGTGGAATCGTGGATCCGCCGGGCCGCCCTTGGGCAAGCAACGTTTGCGGAACTCGGGACGCCGTGGGTTTCGAAGACGGAGGCCGGACAGACGGGGGCTACAGCAGTCAAGCCAGAGCTGAAAGTCAACGGAATATCCGTGGCTACGATGCACGACGGTTCGCGCATCCGGCCAACCTCCTCGCCGCGTCCATATCTCCACCCCGTTCGAACCCTTGCCGGCACGGTTGTATGTGACCACATTCCGGAGGACCATGTGTGGCACCTTGGAGCAGGGGTCGCCATCCAGGATGTCGACGGCGTCAATTTCTGGGGTGGCCGGACCTACACCCGCGACGCCGGAGCGTACGTCTGGCGCAAGGACCACGGCCGCGTGCTCGTTGAGTCCGCGGAGCACAGGGATGGTCAGAGGGACGAGCTGCTGAGCTGGGTGGGCCCCGACGGCAAGCCCCTCCTCCGCGAACAGCGCGAGTGGCGCTGGGCCGCCGTCGGGAATTCCGCCTGGCAGCTGACGCTGGACTTCACGCTCGAATCCGCCACGGGACGCTCGGTGCTGCTGGGCAGCCCCGGTTCCAACGGAAGGCCGCAGGGCGGTTACGGTGGCTTCTTCTGGCGCCTGCCGAGGGTCAGTGATGCGACCATCTGGACCCCTGTGGCGCGTGGTGAAGATGCCGTCCATGGCAGCGTCGCGCCCTGGCTGGCTTGGTCAGGAACTTTCGACGCCGGAACGGCCGGGGGCCGCAGTGCGGGCGACCCGGGCCTGGGCCATCCTGCAACGCTCGTTTTCCTGGCATCCCCCCAAGCCCCGGACCCCTGGTTCGTTCGGCACTCGGGCTATCCGGGTGTGGGGCTGTCCTTGGCCTGGGACTCTCCAGTGGCCGCAGAACCCGGCCGCCCTGTGCATCGCACCGTCAGGGTGCTCATCGCTGACGGCTTCCTGGCCACTCAGGACATTGAACAGCTCATCTCAACCCAGGGGGACCCAGCATGA
- a CDS encoding M24 family metallopeptidase codes for MLDILDHSGRDSLLLTSNTALTWYLDGSRVHISLAGDPIAALLVDRAGDHLVTFNNEAGRIEAEELPEGVNLHSVPWHGQLHASAAALADDGNPLMEAAVAGELRAARQQLLPAETARYARLSADAATAMTDVLTAATPATTEFELVSDLAARIVAVGAEPLVLLCNGAARSGFRHPLATHAPIGRRAMVVVCARRHGLVANVTRWVAFDAGSAQELDAEARIAAVEADIFRATVPGAKLSEVFAEIQDAYVRHLFGPDQWTLHHQGGPAGYAGRDPRVTADVTDRIVLHQPFTWNPSGPGVKIEDTVLLTDSGLRVLTVDHRWPTTEVDGRRRPITLRQ; via the coding sequence ATGCTGGACATCCTGGACCATTCGGGTCGCGACTCACTTCTGCTCACCAGCAACACGGCACTCACGTGGTACCTGGACGGCAGCCGGGTCCATATCAGCCTGGCAGGGGATCCCATCGCGGCCCTCCTGGTGGATCGAGCCGGGGATCACTTGGTGACGTTCAACAATGAAGCCGGCCGCATCGAGGCCGAGGAACTTCCGGAGGGCGTCAACCTGCACAGTGTTCCGTGGCACGGCCAGTTGCACGCATCTGCGGCCGCGCTGGCCGATGACGGAAACCCGCTGATGGAAGCCGCCGTCGCAGGGGAACTACGGGCAGCGCGACAACAGCTGCTGCCTGCAGAAACAGCCCGCTATGCCCGGCTGTCCGCCGACGCAGCAACCGCGATGACGGACGTCCTCACGGCAGCAACGCCCGCGACAACCGAATTTGAGCTTGTCTCGGACCTGGCTGCCCGGATTGTGGCAGTGGGCGCCGAGCCCCTTGTGCTGCTGTGCAACGGGGCGGCGAGAAGCGGTTTCCGCCACCCGCTGGCAACGCACGCCCCCATCGGGCGCAGGGCCATGGTTGTGGTTTGCGCACGTCGTCATGGCTTGGTGGCCAACGTGACCCGTTGGGTAGCGTTCGACGCCGGTAGCGCGCAGGAGCTCGACGCCGAAGCCCGCATCGCGGCAGTTGAAGCAGACATCTTCCGGGCCACCGTGCCGGGTGCCAAGCTCAGTGAGGTCTTCGCCGAGATTCAGGATGCCTATGTGCGCCACCTTTTTGGTCCCGATCAATGGACCCTGCATCACCAAGGTGGTCCTGCAGGTTATGCGGGCCGTGATCCGCGGGTCACCGCGGACGTGACGGACAGGATCGTCCTCCACCAGCCGTTCACGTGGAACCCCTCAGGACCTGGTGTGAAAATCGAAGACACCGTGCTGCTCACGGACTCGGGGCTGCGCGTGCTGACCGTGGACCACCGCTGGCCGACGACGGAAGTGGACGGTCGCCGTCGTCCGATCACCCTGCGGCAGTAG
- a CDS encoding aldehyde dehydrogenase (NADP(+)) has translation MSTATLDLTEVTAAAAAAFKVTAAASDAERAAWLTAVADALDANVTELVAIADSETSLGTVRLTGEVARTSGQLRLFARVITEGSYLEAVIDHADPAATPPRPDLRRILRPIGPVAVFSASNFPFAFSVAGGDTASALAVGCPVIVKAHSGHLRLSERTAGIVTEALAKAGAPEGIFALVSGREAGTALVQDPAIKAVGFTGSIPGGRALFDLATSRPEPIPFYGELGSLNPVVITDGALADRAKELAAGLAGSFTQGAGQFCTKPGLVFIPAGTDFAAQVAEASKDKPTAAMLTERIAEAYPYGLRSVAEQPGVAVVSGIVDQDSLADGAAPVVFSTSAANVLERPDELLEECFGPTTLLIEYANNDELSQALAKVPGSLTGTVHAQPGEDISALVEQLSELAGRVLFDGWPTGVAVNWSQQHGGPYPATTSLFTSVGATAVRRFQRPVAYQDAPESILQPALREANPLGIPRRVDGVLTLG, from the coding sequence TTGAGTACAGCAACTCTTGACCTGACCGAGGTTACAGCCGCTGCCGCCGCAGCCTTCAAGGTGACCGCCGCAGCGTCCGACGCCGAGCGCGCAGCCTGGCTGACCGCCGTCGCCGACGCCCTGGACGCCAACGTGACGGAACTGGTGGCCATAGCTGACTCCGAAACCAGCCTTGGCACGGTTCGGCTCACCGGTGAGGTGGCGCGGACGAGCGGCCAACTCCGGTTGTTCGCGAGGGTGATCACGGAGGGCTCGTACTTGGAGGCCGTCATCGATCACGCGGATCCTGCCGCCACCCCGCCCAGGCCTGACCTGCGCCGCATCCTGCGTCCGATTGGACCGGTGGCCGTGTTCTCGGCGTCGAACTTCCCGTTCGCGTTCTCGGTGGCCGGTGGCGACACCGCATCGGCGCTGGCTGTCGGCTGTCCGGTGATCGTCAAAGCACATTCCGGCCATCTACGACTGTCCGAGCGGACTGCCGGGATCGTGACCGAAGCCTTGGCCAAGGCCGGGGCCCCGGAGGGCATCTTCGCCCTCGTGAGCGGACGCGAGGCCGGTACGGCATTGGTGCAGGATCCCGCCATCAAGGCGGTGGGCTTCACCGGGTCCATTCCCGGCGGCCGCGCACTGTTCGACCTCGCAACGTCCCGCCCGGAACCGATCCCCTTCTACGGCGAACTGGGCAGCCTGAACCCGGTGGTCATCACGGATGGTGCTTTGGCTGATCGTGCTAAAGAACTTGCTGCCGGCCTGGCTGGTTCGTTCACCCAGGGAGCGGGGCAGTTCTGCACCAAGCCAGGACTCGTTTTCATCCCTGCGGGCACCGACTTCGCTGCCCAGGTGGCTGAGGCGAGCAAGGACAAACCGACCGCCGCCATGCTGACCGAGCGGATCGCGGAGGCCTACCCTTACGGCTTGCGCAGCGTCGCCGAGCAGCCGGGTGTTGCGGTGGTGAGCGGCATTGTGGATCAGGACAGCCTGGCCGATGGCGCCGCTCCGGTGGTGTTCTCAACGAGCGCCGCCAACGTGCTGGAACGTCCGGATGAGCTGCTGGAGGAGTGCTTCGGCCCCACAACTCTCCTCATTGAGTACGCCAACAACGACGAACTGTCTCAGGCGCTCGCCAAGGTTCCGGGCAGCCTCACCGGCACCGTACACGCGCAGCCAGGTGAGGACATTTCAGCGCTTGTGGAGCAGCTGAGTGAGCTCGCCGGCAGGGTCCTGTTTGACGGTTGGCCCACTGGCGTTGCCGTGAACTGGTCGCAGCAGCACGGAGGACCGTACCCCGCCACCACATCGCTGTTTACCTCAGTGGGCGCTACCGCGGTTCGCCGCTTCCAGCGTCCCGTGGCTTACCAGGACGCTCCGGAAAGCATCCTGCAGCCGGCCCTGCGCGAGGCGAACCCGTTGGGCATCCCGCGCCGTGTGGACGGCGTGCTGACGCTCGGCTAA
- a CDS encoding mandelate racemase/muconate lactonizing enzyme family protein, translating into MTARITGLSTRLITVPLLRSWGAEAPENHVIVTELTTDDGGVGHGFSWTPTIGPQAVKALLEHDIAPFVLGLEANPEIVWDQLWKRLHEAGGGGLTTIAMAGVDLALWDLKARQAGTSVTALLGQRQESVEVYGSGVNLHYSLEQLVEQAQRWVAAGHKAVKIKVGKPELREDAERVAAVRQVIGPDRLLMIDANQRWDLAHTFRALDVLGEYGLEWLEEPIRADDLWAYRRLRKHSPVPIALGENVHTTYRFRDFIEAEAVDIIQPNIVRVGGITPFRRIVELARANSIRVAPHLLPELSGQLALTLAEAVSVEEVEDASFEQLGILAGPSPIRIRNSRLSSVGRPGLGFDFAATPAARQSSAPESKGNHIEYSNS; encoded by the coding sequence ATGACAGCGCGCATTACCGGACTCAGCACACGGTTGATCACGGTTCCGTTGCTGCGCAGCTGGGGTGCTGAAGCCCCCGAGAACCATGTGATCGTCACCGAACTAACCACTGACGACGGCGGCGTGGGCCACGGTTTCTCGTGGACACCTACTATTGGTCCCCAAGCGGTCAAAGCGCTCCTGGAGCACGACATCGCCCCCTTCGTCCTTGGGCTTGAGGCCAACCCGGAGATCGTCTGGGACCAGCTGTGGAAGCGTCTGCACGAAGCTGGCGGGGGAGGCCTGACCACCATCGCCATGGCCGGCGTGGACCTTGCGCTGTGGGACCTTAAAGCGCGGCAGGCGGGCACGTCCGTCACCGCGCTTCTGGGCCAACGCCAGGAATCGGTGGAGGTCTATGGCTCGGGTGTGAATCTCCACTACTCCCTGGAACAGCTCGTGGAGCAGGCACAGCGCTGGGTTGCCGCTGGTCATAAGGCTGTGAAGATCAAGGTGGGAAAGCCTGAGCTACGCGAAGACGCTGAACGGGTGGCAGCCGTTCGGCAGGTCATTGGCCCCGACCGCCTGCTCATGATTGATGCCAACCAACGCTGGGACCTGGCGCACACTTTCCGTGCCTTGGATGTTTTGGGGGAGTACGGATTGGAATGGCTTGAAGAGCCAATCCGTGCTGACGATCTGTGGGCCTACCGGCGCCTGCGTAAACATTCTCCGGTGCCTATCGCGCTTGGCGAGAACGTCCACACTACCTACCGTTTCCGTGACTTCATCGAAGCCGAAGCTGTTGACATCATCCAACCCAACATTGTCCGCGTGGGCGGCATTACGCCGTTCCGCAGGATCGTTGAGTTGGCCCGTGCGAACAGCATCAGGGTGGCGCCGCACCTTCTGCCGGAGCTCTCCGGACAATTGGCGCTCACCTTGGCTGAGGCCGTGAGCGTGGAAGAAGTGGAAGACGCTTCCTTCGAGCAACTCGGCATCCTCGCCGGGCCCTCTCCCATCCGAATCCGCAACAGCAGGCTCAGCTCCGTAGGCCGTCCAGGTCTTGGCTTCGACTTTGCCGCAACGCCGGCCGCGCGTCAGAGCTCCGCCCCTGAGAGTAAAGGAAACCACATTGAGTACAGCAACTCTTGA